Within the Deinococcus peraridilitoris DSM 19664 genome, the region GAAAACTCTACTTCAGCCAGGGTGCCATGACCAACACCGGCATCATCGGGCTGGACGCGTACGAGATCGGCTGGCTCAAACGCCTTCCCCACGCGCGTGACATCCCCGGGTACGACGTGACCCTCGCCGGCGTGAACGTCGAAACCGAAAATCCCCTCGAAGGCAACGGTGCGCGCGCCACGACCGGCGCGTTCCGGCCTTTCGGCACATCCAGCCACGCGGGACAGCGCGTTCCCGCCGGGCTGCCCTGCACGGCCGCGGTGATGCGCTGCAACCCTGACGGCAGTGAACTGGAACTCGTGGCGTGGGGTGTTCGCAACGCCTACGGTCTGGGCTTCCTCCCCGATGGGCGCCTCATCGCCACGGACCAGGGCGCGGACGACCGGGGCAGCCGGCCGGTCGGGAACGTTCCTGAACTCCTGATCGAAGTGAGGCCGGGCGCCTGGTACGGATGGCCGGACTACATCGGGAATGAACCCATCACGGACCCGAAGTTCCACCCCACGCGTGGTCCAGCGCCGCAGTTCGTCCTCGCCAACCATCACGAGTTCCCCCCACCAGAAGCGCCCCTGCTGCACTTCCCCACCCACACCTCTGCGGTGAAGTTCGACGTCGCGCCCGCCCACGCTCCGCAGTTCGCCGGGCAACTCTTCATTGCGCTGTTTGGCGACGAGGCGCCCATGACCGCCCCGCCTGGACCGAAAGCCGGCCGGTCTGTTGCTCGGGTCGACCCCAGCGACTGGAGCCTGCACCCATTCGTAGAAGAATCCCTATCCCGCCCGATCGACGTGCGCTTCCACCCGAGTGGGGATGCGCTGTACGTGCTGGATTTTGGGCAGTTCGAAATGAGCGAGCAGGGCGTGAACGCCCTGGCGGGCAGCGGGAAGCTGTGGCGTGTGCCA harbors:
- a CDS encoding PQQ-dependent sugar dehydrogenase, producing the protein MRPATEASGQAGVKDHPQAELVAEGLSFPTSLTFGDDGTAYIAESGLPWGGVPRGGRILRLEQDGRRTLLLGDLRPPVNGLTFHEGNLYIAEGGSPGEPGRLSRLSPDGDWEVILDNLPGPGNYHTNMVAVGPDGKLYFSQGAMTNTGIIGLDAYEIGWLKRLPHARDIPGYDVTLAGVNVETENPLEGNGARATTGAFRPFGTSSHAGQRVPAGLPCTAAVMRCNPDGSELELVAWGVRNAYGLGFLPDGRLIATDQGADDRGSRPVGNVPELLIEVRPGAWYGWPDYIGNEPITDPKFHPTRGPAPQFVLANHHEFPPPEAPLLHFPTHTSAVKFDVAPAHAPQFAGQLFIALFGDEAPMTAPPGPKAGRSVARVDPSDWSLHPFVEESLSRPIDVRFHPSGDALYVLDFGQFEMSEQGVNALAGSGKLWRVPLTAGSP